AAACAATGCCGAAGAATAGAGAAAAATTGTCACATATTGTTtagttttgtgttttgttgcATATATAAAATGACGACCTTCAACACATAACGTTAAAAAGTTACGGTGAAATAATGAGAGATGAATGTAGGAAGATtctgttgtttattttttgtacgaaatttgcttttcgcaattttttcgcaataattttttaaatattgaattttatgatttttagaagaaaaaaaagataataataaaatttaattttattaaaattaataatttattaataatttaaaataattaaattaaattaataatattaaataatatattattatttttaataaaagtaatttttatttttttcttgtaaaactgatgaaattttaaataattaatttgtttttaattaaatatgttaaatataattattttataaatttttatttaatattttttaacataattaaatatattaattttttaaaaattatttttttaattaatttaattatttataatttaataaaaatagaacaaacaTCTCAAAATccaaaacgaaaataaaaataattattctatctaaaaacttatttatttttatggttagaataataaaaacaaaattccggTTATCTAATCTTTGTAACTTTAATGatgaatattcaaaaactcaacttaattatttattgaaaacacaaaattaattatgttttaaGGAAATGTAAATCCTAAATGAgcccaattttttaaactattaacCGAAAATGGTTAAAACTTGTTTCAAGCTTGATATTTTGTCAgattattcataaataacaatagaattttattaattgtgatctaaaaatactaatttttaaacatattaaaatatatatataaatattaataattttaaaattaaaaaaattattttaaataaaatttaaaaaaatatttttaataaaatatttaaaagataaaataaaaaatacattttaaatttttattgtattcagttaataattaaatatttttcagttaatttttaatgttttaaaataatttcaaataaatttattttttttttatataaaaaaataaattcaatacaaaaacaaattattaaaattaaaataattttaaattaatttaattaaaataaattaaatttaaaaaaataattaaattaattaaataataaatttaaaataattttaaaaaaataaaattttaataattaaaaaaattaattatatttaattttcgatttatttttaataaaataatttttgcaataatctTCAACtgcaaaaaacaactttttacagtaaacaatattaataattgaattttaaaaagtaacaaagtatacatttatttattgccaGTAGCTACCAAGAATtgatgaaaaagaagaagaaacgaaTGTTCGATtgtttgcaaataattttaatacatatattttataataaataactgTTACTATCATGCATTTCATTAACTTGCGTTAtacattttgcaaaaaataacaatgacCGCTTAAGTATTTATTGTTCTATCACAGAAAAAGTGCAAATCTTAAgtccttcaaaaataaaaaaaaaatttatatcaaaaaaaaaaaaaaaacaatgaagagGTGTGTTACTGAAAAATTCCTCAgacacttattattattatattaaaaagctaatgaaaattaacaatCATTATCAATATCAGTGATCAATCAATTAAATCTTTGCCTCTTCATTGTAAGTGACTGAACTTGATCCAACAAAGCAACTTCGTGACATTACAAAAAGTTGCTGTGGGTGttctcccaaaaaaaaaataataaaaaaaaatcgtagatGATtcattgtacttttttttctgtacaaaaattgttcatgGTCATGATTATAAGGTATCAATTAGGGAGTGGCTTTGACTATGAGAAGGCTTTTTGGACACTTTTTCACgtgttttttgtaaatttcttgtaaaaaatatttttttcatgtaaaaaaattcccatCAACAGAAATTGCGCATCGTCACATCGTGCTTTTGACTTCATCACGTTTAACCTGTTTcacaactaatttaattttattgatttttattattatttctattaaaatattttttttttcttacaagaagctaacttttttattttttctttcattacaGGTCtcgttaaaatttcacaacaaCCTGAAATCATCAAAGTTTCTCTAACTAACTGAGCAAATATTACCACAAcacgaaagaaaataaaatttaaaaaaaaaatgatttcataAGACCATATTTTGCCAATTTGGTCATCAAATTAATACGAATACTGCTCTGGATGTGTATtagtgagataaaaaaaaatacaaaaaaacgttaaatgaaccatttttagtttaaatgaacaaaaaatatcaaaagttaaCGACAaccgatggaaaaaaaaatttttattattattagtgaatgaatagaaaaataaataataataaaaaaaataccgatCAAGTGAGCAATGTTTCGCTTTGTTGCAATAACCtgcaaatatttacaacaCAAAAGCAATTTTGGATAAATATTCGCGGCATTCGTAAGAATCATGGTTGAACAATAATAATCTCGGTGCGGAAAAGAAAAGTTGTGCGGTGAACttaaagcaacaacaaaaaaaaacaataaaagaaatgaaaaatttcaatattatcACTTAAGACAGTTGTTATTCAAGTTAAGTTATACAACTTtctaataacgaaaaaaaaaactatgaaaatgtaatttacaCTCTACTGAAGTTATTTTTGTGCAGGTTtcgtgaaatatttattttttcaaaataaatgataaaaaatttaattaaatgaaaacacgaaacgagaaaaaataaaaaaaaatatttattaaaaaaaaaataaacaaaattaaacaaaatgaaCAACATTTATAATTCGTATCGTCGACGAATGCGGAGAAGACCAGATGTTTCACAGATTCTCCGTCGTTATTATTGGATATCGTCAGTAGTAGctgtgatttttataaatttgagcGTCATTTCAAAAGGTAAGAACGAGTTTTTATTTCAGCTAATTTCGTCTAAAGGTCAGATTCTCCCTCGTctgagacaaaaatatttataacaaaattattaactttttatagcgagttaaaattccaattaaaactgTTATTTACgaccaatttatttttatcatatttaaaaaaaaaaatttacgtgcTTCATAGTATCAAGTGGTTGACCTCTAACTAAAAAAGTTGGCTGGAATGACCTTTTCACACATATTCGcattaatattcatttcttttccgtatttttctgCAGTTGATGCCCAAGCAACAATACAATCGCTGAACACACCGCCGACGATAAATGTCGATCGTGAGTGGATTGTGCAAGAGGACGATCCAATTGGCACAATTGTTACGCGTGTGCGTGCCCAAGATCAAGAACAAGATGTGCTAACGTTCGGGCTGGAGCTGCCAGGACCCTATGAGAATGGATATGGGATCGTGAATCAAGTACCGTTTACCATTGAGCCATCAGGAAgtgtcaaaattaatgaatcgCTTGCGGGAAAGGTGAGTTTTTAcggttaaaattattgaaattcaataattgattaagattttgcataattttgtgcataaatttaaaaattaattattattcttcataaaattaaatatttttcgttaaaaaattaaagcaaaaaatgaaaatatttacttttgaagcaatttttattgaaattgtataaaaattcaataaattcatcaattaaatattatccaaaataaatcaaatttaaaaaataaatatattttataaaaatttaaattaattagtacCTATTTACAaacataatacaaaaaaattttttgttctgttgatttcttatttatttattttttttaaattaaaataattaaatattaataattaaattattggtatttcttgatttgatttttataaaattttaaaaaattaatttttaatatattaaaaaaaatgaaaattatacaaaaaaatgattgaatacacagaataaaattttttaatattttttgaaaataaattggaaaaaaccaggaaaaaattatattaaaattaaaaattaaattcaaaattaattcaaattattaaaaacttataattattttttattaaatgttatttttttaacttttttaattttttttaaatttttcttaacttttaatttttaaatgttatgcacaaaattatttataaccttaacaaattctaaaaaaaaataattttttatatttactgctcgatatttaaatatttacaaattttttttttaatttttttaaagattaaaatttaatttaatttttttttctcattttagggaggtcaaaaatttttcctgtaCGTCACAGTAGATGACGGTCAAATCTCTGccaaaaatcaagttttagtTGCAATCATGGGCAAAAATGCAACTCGCAACTCAAACACCTATCGCCAACCAACTTTCACACCAAATACTGATACAATTAAGAAATTGATCCCCAATGGATTTTACACACAGCCCGGAGGCGTTCCTCGTCCCGCCAATCCAAACATTTTCAACAGACATCAAACAAAAACGTATCCCGAGCCTCTTCGACCAACAGCGAACAACGAAACGTCGCAAGAGGAAATTATCAAACCACAACGGGATCGACGAGACTTTCGCCTGTCAGCCAAACAAGCGAAGCTCCGTCATCTGCATCGCCAAATGAAGCAGAAAAATCTCGCAAAGTGCCAACGTCGACAGTTACTCCGACACCTCCGACGCCAACTGCCCAATTTCCGCCGCTCGTGTCTGTCATTCTCACCGTTTGCGGAATTTTCCTGATTGCGGGCCTCATTGCGTTGCTCATGTTCCGCAATTACCTTTGCACGATCAGCAAACAACTGAAACACaagaacaaaattgaaaaagccaaaaaatcaAACCAAAGTCAAATAAGCAATATTAGTAGTAACATAACGGAAGACAGCAGAAATTCCATTTTGATGCATCAATGGGCAGGTCCAACGGCGCCCGGCAATCGTTATTTCTCCGGATGGGGCGATAATCAGCATGCGCAAGTGACGTCACAGCTCTCGAACGGGACAAATATGTCGCAAGCGAGTGTCGATAACAAAGATCGATGGGAATTTCCGCGACACAAactgaaagtttttaatattttgggcGAAGGTGCTTTCGGGCAGGTTTGGCGATGCGAAGCACAAGATATCGACGGAATTGAAGGCGTTACAACTGTTGCTGTGAAAACGTTGAAAGATAATGCGAATGAATCGGAACGAAATGATCTGTTATCCGAGCTGGCAGTCATGAAAACTCTCGATCCGCATGTGAATGTGGTTCGATTATTGGGTTGTTGCACAGAAAAGGAGCCAATTTTCGTTATCTTGGAATATGTGACGCAAGGAAAGTTGCAAACTTATTTGAGAAATTCTCGAACAGAAAAGTgagttacattttattatttatttttaaaataatttaaaattaatttaatttaatattaattaaaatttattttaaattatttgattaattaaaatttaattaaatttatttttatatatataattttaattcatttaaataaatttaaaaaaaaattaattaaattaaaatatttattaatttaaatgaattttaaaaaattaatgaaatcaaaatttttattaatttaaattaatttaaaaaaattattaaatttttaatttaaataaattaaaattaaataaaaattaatttttcattcaatatttttatattatttttaattttaattttatttctttcaaaaattaatttattaaaaaaataataattattataaaattaaaatattaattttaaaataattaatttaatttaaattaatttaattggtttaattaatttaaaataatattatatttatgaattaattaattatttttacttaataaaattaattatgtatttgcaaattatttttatcaatttttttaaacatttttttaataattttaattttttcatatttttttcagacattACGGAAACTATAACAACACCAATGGCAAGTCAAAAACTTTGACGTCAGGTGATTTAACGTCGTTCATGTATCAAGTTGCTCGAGGCATGGATTACTTAACGTCACGAGGGgtaataaaatcttatttgTGAAACCAAACACTTTCTCTGAcattttttctgtcattttaGATAATTCATCGTGACTTGGCTGCCCGTAATATCCTCATAACTGACGATCAAACGTGCAAAGTTGCTGATTTCGGGTTTGCACGTGACATTATCACATCCAAAGTTTACGAACGTAAAAGCGAAGGAAGACTGCCTattcggtaatttttttttacattttttttaagcaaaaaatttcattaaaataatttttttaattaaatttttagatggaTGGCCATTGAATCTCTTTACGACAACATTTTTTCCGTCAAATCTGACATTTGGAGTTTTGGCGTACTCATGTGGGAAATTTGTACGTTAGGCTCAACGCCGTATCCAGGCATATCGGCATCCGATGTGATGCGTAAAGTTCGCGACGGGCACAGATTGGAGAAACCTGAGCATTGTCGACGCGAACTTTATAACATAATGTATTATTGTTGGGCAAAAGATCCCAATGAAAGACCTACTTTCGGCGAATTAGTCACGATGTTGGATAAATTGCTGCTTACCGAAATGGATTATATTGAATTAGAACAATTCCCGGAACATAATTACTACAATATGTTGAATCAAAGCGGAGaaaagttgtaaataaatatgcgAAAATTGTTACTAACGTTTTTTGTTAGTcgctttaaataataaaattaaataatttatctcaTTATATGACTgtgtaaatgtaaataaaaaataatttagagatAAGAACTATAATGATAtactcaaaataattaattatatcgttcaattaaagattaaattgTGATAAGatagattttaaatatttaattaataaaaaattaagaaaagaaaaataaaacaatataaaaattaaatattttttttttatttttaattaaaaaatttattttatttatttttaatgttaaattttgagaaaaaaaaatcgcaaaaaattaattaaatcaaaattaaataaattaattaattttttacagtaaaaaatataaaataaaaattattaaaaaaaacttcccaaagtccattaaatatttttctgattttttatatttt
The sequence above is drawn from the Culicoides brevitarsis isolate CSIRO-B50_1 chromosome 1, AGI_CSIRO_Cbre_v1, whole genome shotgun sequence genome and encodes:
- the LOC134827729 gene encoding tyrosine kinase receptor Cad96Ca, with translation MRRRPDVSQILRRYYWISSVVAVIFINLSVISKVDAQATIQSLNTPPTINVDREWIVQEDDPIGTIVTRVRAQDQEQDVLTFGLELPGPYENGYGIVNQVPFTIEPSGSVKINESLAGKGGQKFFLYVTVDDGQISAKNQVLVAIMGKNATRNSNTYRQPTFTPNTDTIKKLIPNGFYTQPGGVPRPANPNIFNRHQTKTYPEPLRPTANNETSQTSEAPSSASPNEAEKSRKVPTSTVTPTPPTPTAQFPPLVSVILTVCGIFLIAGLIALLMFRNYLCTISKQLKHKNKIEKAKKSNQSQISNISSNITEDSRNSILMHQWAGPTAPGNRYFSGWGDNQHAQVTSQLSNGTNMSQASVDNKDRWEFPRHKLKVFNILGEGAFGQVWRCEAQDIDGIEGVTTVAVKTLKDNANESERNDLLSELAVMKTLDPHVNVVRLLGCCTEKEPIFVILEYVTQGKLQTYLRNSRTEKHYGNYNNTNGKSKTLTSGDLTSFMYQVARGMDYLTSRGIIHRDLAARNILITDDQTCKVADFGFARDIITSKVYERKSEGRLPIRWMAIESLYDNIFSVKSDIWSFGVLMWEICTLGSTPYPGISASDVMRKVRDGHRLEKPEHCRRELYNIMYYCWAKDPNERPTFGELVTMLDKLLLTEMDYIELEQFPEHNYYNMLNQSGEKL